From one Streptomyces sp. N50 genomic stretch:
- a CDS encoding NUDIX hydrolase gives MIVWINGAFGAGKTTTARELIELIPNSTLFDPEVIGGALPNLLPPKHLAEVGDFQDLPMWRRLVIDTAAAMLAELGGTLVVPMTLLRQEYRDEIFGGLAARRVTVRHVLLAPAETILRERIAGREVPPDLPDGEIRTRQWAYDHIESYRAALGSWLTADAHLVDTSALTPYETAARIAGAVGSGAVPVCDIVQTPEPTSETLAAGVLLFDEQDRVLLVDPTYKAGWEFPGGVVESGEAPARAGMREVTEETGIVLDEVPRLLVVDWEPPVPPGYGGLRLLFDGGRLDAAVADQLLLPGPELRGWCFASEEEAADLLPPVRYERLRWALRARERGAALYLEAGVPLG, from the coding sequence GTGATCGTCTGGATCAACGGCGCGTTCGGTGCAGGCAAGACCACCACCGCACGGGAACTGATCGAACTGATCCCGAACAGCACGCTCTTCGACCCCGAGGTCATCGGCGGAGCGCTTCCGAATCTGCTCCCGCCCAAACACCTCGCAGAGGTCGGCGACTTCCAGGACCTGCCGATGTGGCGGCGGCTCGTGATCGACACGGCGGCGGCGATGCTCGCCGAGTTGGGCGGGACCCTCGTCGTCCCGATGACCCTGCTGCGCCAGGAGTACCGGGACGAGATCTTCGGCGGTCTCGCGGCCCGCCGGGTCACGGTCCGCCATGTCCTGCTGGCTCCGGCGGAAACGATCCTGCGCGAGCGAATAGCCGGCCGGGAGGTCCCACCGGACCTCCCCGACGGCGAGATCAGGACACGGCAGTGGGCGTACGACCACATCGAGTCGTACCGCGCCGCCCTCGGCTCCTGGCTCACCGCCGACGCCCATCTCGTAGACACCAGCGCGCTCACCCCGTACGAGACGGCCGCCCGGATCGCCGGGGCCGTCGGCAGCGGCGCCGTGCCGGTGTGCGACATCGTGCAGACCCCGGAGCCCACCTCCGAGACCCTCGCGGCCGGAGTGCTCCTCTTCGACGAACAGGACCGGGTGCTGCTCGTCGACCCCACCTACAAGGCCGGCTGGGAGTTCCCCGGCGGTGTCGTCGAATCCGGCGAGGCACCCGCCCGGGCCGGCATGCGCGAGGTCACCGAGGAGACCGGCATCGTCCTCGACGAGGTCCCCCGGCTGCTCGTCGTCGACTGGGAACCGCCCGTACCACCCGGCTACGGCGGGCTGCGCCTCCTCTTCGACGGGGGCCGGCTGGACGCCGCGGTGGCCGATCAACTGCTGCTGCCCGGGCCGGAGTTGCGCGGCTGGTGCTTCGCCAGCGAGGAGGAGGCCGCCGATCTGCTGCCGCCGGTCCGCTACGAGCGGCTGCGATGGGCGCTGAGGGCCCGGGAACGCGGGGCCGCGCTCTATCTGGAGGCGGGCGTACCGCTCGGCTGA
- a CDS encoding TIGR01777 family oxidoreductase yields MKIVIPGGTGQVGGILDRALTEAGNEVVVLTRRPSRDREVWWDGENPGTWAREVDGSDIVINLAGRSVSCRYTPANLKAMMDSRVQSTRVVGEAIAAAVHPPRVWLQMSTATVYAHRYDAPNDEATGVIGGAEPDVPDYWSYSVEIARNWEREQERADTPGTRKVALRAAMVMSPDRGGVFDVLSGLVRLGLGGPVAGGAQYVSWIHDQDFVRAVEFLIDREDVAGPVNLAAPGPLPQRAFMRVLRAARGVPVGLPATKWMAELGALALRSDTELLMKSRRVVPGRLLAEGFTFDHPQWPEAAVDLVRRARGGAGSIRRAVRA; encoded by the coding sequence GTGAAGATCGTCATTCCCGGTGGCACGGGACAGGTGGGCGGGATCCTCGATCGCGCCCTGACCGAGGCGGGCAACGAGGTCGTCGTCCTGACCCGGCGGCCGTCGCGCGACCGCGAGGTGTGGTGGGACGGGGAGAACCCGGGCACCTGGGCCCGGGAGGTCGACGGCAGCGACATCGTGATCAACCTGGCGGGCCGCAGCGTCAGTTGCCGCTACACCCCCGCCAACCTCAAGGCCATGATGGACTCACGCGTGCAGTCCACCCGGGTCGTCGGCGAAGCCATCGCGGCTGCCGTTCACCCGCCGCGCGTCTGGCTGCAGATGAGCACCGCCACCGTCTACGCCCACCGCTACGACGCCCCCAACGACGAGGCCACCGGCGTGATCGGCGGCGCCGAACCCGACGTACCCGACTACTGGTCGTACAGCGTGGAGATCGCTCGGAACTGGGAACGCGAGCAGGAGCGCGCCGACACCCCGGGCACCCGCAAGGTCGCCCTGCGCGCCGCCATGGTGATGAGCCCCGACCGGGGCGGTGTCTTCGACGTCCTGTCGGGGCTGGTCCGGCTCGGGCTCGGCGGGCCGGTCGCGGGCGGCGCCCAGTACGTCTCCTGGATCCACGACCAGGACTTCGTCCGCGCGGTCGAGTTCCTGATCGACCGGGAGGACGTCGCCGGGCCGGTGAACCTCGCCGCCCCCGGTCCGCTCCCGCAGCGCGCCTTCATGCGCGTCCTGCGCGCCGCCCGGGGCGTCCCCGTCGGGCTGCCCGCCACGAAGTGGATGGCGGAACTGGGTGCCCTCGCGCTGCGCTCGGACACCGAACTCCTCATGAAGAGCCGCCGGGTCGTCCCGGGACGGCTGCTGGCGGAGGGGTTCACCTTCGACCATCCGCAGTGGCCCGAGGCGGCCGTGGACCTGGTGCGGCGGGCGCGCGGCGGGGCCGGTTCCATCCGGCGGGCCGTCCGGGCGTGA
- a CDS encoding NPCBM/NEW2 domain-containing protein, whose protein sequence is MRHPHTRTTRRRVVGALAAGLLCTAGLAAPAVAAPAQDPASPALADGQALTPPMGFNNWNSTNCRAEFNESMVEGIADIFVNKGLKAAGYQYVNLDDCWALPNRDADGKLVPDPVRFPHGIKAVADYVHSKGLKLGIYTSAGTKTCNDAGFPGGLGHEYSDAQQFADWGVDYLKYDNCNNQGVDAKSRYTTMRDALKATGRPIVFSICEWGENKPWEWAADIGHLWRTTGDISDNWGSMLSILKQNLPLAPYAGPGHWNDPDMLEVGNGGMTDTEYRSHFSMWSIMAAPLLIGSDLRTATPATFDILDNKEVIAVDQDPLGKQGNVVTSEGGRWVVAKEMKDGSRSVALFNETGSAQRIATTAAAVGLPNAHAYTLRDLWQHKSYNTAGAISATVPAHGTVLVRVSADRRAIKNPPAVELGLNSAPLVQAATPTPLTTTVTDLGRTTAEHVSVSLTGPAGWKVRAKSSTTAKAVRTGKALRTKWTVTAPAGTPTGSYDLTLKASYRSPSGTRVTGTLPFTASVVVAPPAGTSYLGDLPWMSTANGWGPVERNTSNGESAAGDGHPITLGGVVYAKGLGVHAESDVEYYTGKACEKVTADVGVDDEKGANGTVAFEIWADGTKVASTGVLTNAMPAQPVTADVTGAQVVRLVVTDGGDGIDSDHADWADAQLTC, encoded by the coding sequence ATGCGTCACCCTCACACCCGCACGACCCGCCGAAGAGTGGTCGGAGCGCTCGCCGCAGGGCTGTTGTGCACGGCGGGCCTCGCCGCGCCCGCCGTCGCCGCCCCCGCACAGGACCCCGCCTCCCCCGCCCTGGCCGACGGCCAGGCGCTCACCCCGCCCATGGGTTTCAACAACTGGAACTCCACCAACTGCCGTGCCGAGTTCAACGAGTCGATGGTCGAGGGCATCGCGGACATCTTCGTCAACAAGGGCCTCAAAGCCGCCGGTTACCAGTACGTCAACCTCGACGACTGCTGGGCCCTGCCGAACCGCGACGCCGACGGCAAGCTCGTCCCCGACCCGGTCCGCTTCCCGCACGGCATCAAGGCCGTCGCGGACTATGTGCACTCCAAGGGGCTCAAGCTCGGCATCTACACCAGCGCCGGCACGAAGACGTGCAACGACGCCGGATTCCCGGGCGGCCTCGGCCACGAGTACAGCGACGCGCAGCAGTTCGCCGACTGGGGCGTGGACTATCTCAAGTACGACAACTGCAACAACCAAGGCGTGGACGCCAAGTCGCGCTACACCACGATGCGCGACGCCCTGAAGGCGACCGGCCGCCCGATCGTCTTCAGTATCTGCGAGTGGGGTGAGAACAAGCCCTGGGAGTGGGCCGCGGACATCGGACATCTGTGGCGCACGACCGGTGACATCAGCGACAACTGGGGCTCGATGCTCTCGATCCTCAAGCAGAACCTGCCGCTTGCTCCCTACGCGGGCCCCGGGCACTGGAACGACCCCGACATGCTGGAGGTCGGCAACGGCGGCATGACGGACACCGAGTACCGCTCGCACTTCTCCATGTGGTCGATCATGGCCGCGCCCCTTCTCATCGGCTCGGACCTGCGCACGGCGACCCCCGCGACCTTCGACATCCTCGACAACAAGGAGGTCATCGCGGTCGACCAGGACCCGCTGGGCAAGCAGGGCAACGTTGTCACGTCCGAGGGCGGACGCTGGGTCGTCGCCAAGGAGATGAAGGACGGCAGCCGCAGCGTCGCCCTCTTCAACGAGACCGGCAGCGCCCAGCGCATCGCCACGACCGCGGCAGCCGTAGGCCTCCCGAACGCCCACGCGTACACCCTGCGCGACCTGTGGCAGCACAAGAGCTACAACACCGCGGGCGCGATCTCCGCGACCGTCCCGGCCCACGGCACGGTCCTCGTCCGGGTCTCCGCCGACCGGCGCGCGATCAAGAACCCGCCCGCCGTCGAACTCGGCCTGAACAGCGCCCCGTTGGTCCAGGCGGCCACCCCCACCCCGCTCACGACGACGGTCACCGACCTGGGCCGTACGACCGCCGAGCACGTCTCGGTGAGCCTGACCGGGCCGGCCGGCTGGAAGGTGCGGGCCAAGTCGTCGACGACCGCGAAGGCCGTACGGACAGGCAAGGCGCTGCGCACGAAGTGGACGGTCACCGCTCCGGCGGGGACGCCGACGGGGTCGTACGACCTGACGCTGAAGGCGAGTTACCGCTCGCCGAGCGGCACACGCGTCACCGGCACTCTCCCGTTCACCGCGTCGGTGGTGGTCGCTCCCCCTGCGGGCACCTCGTACCTCGGTGATCTTCCGTGGATGTCAACGGCCAATGGATGGGGGCCCGTTGAGCGCAACACCAGCAACGGGGAGAGCGCGGCGGGGGACGGTCATCCGATCACTCTCGGCGGAGTCGTGTACGCCAAGGGACTCGGTGTGCACGCCGAGAGCGACGTCGAGTACTACACCGGGAAGGCGTGCGAGAAGGTCACCGCGGACGTCGGTGTGGACGACGAGAAGGGTGCCAACGGGACCGTCGCCTTCGAGATCTGGGCGGACGGTACGAAGGTCGCCTCGACCGGCGTCCTCACCAACGCGATGCCCGCCCAGCCGGTCACGGCGGACGTGACCGGCGCCCAGGTGGTCCGACTCGTCGTCACCGACGGCGGCGACGGGATCGACTCGGACCACGCGGACTGGGCGGACGCTCAACTCACGTGCTGA
- a CDS encoding ROK family protein, producing MHTDLVAALDIGGTKIAGALVDGHGKILVRAQRPTPSQDDGDTVMRAVEEVLAELTASPSWSRASALGIGSAGPVDASAGTVSPVNVPGWRDYPLVARVRAATGDLPVALIGDGVAITAAEHWQGAARGHANALCMVVSTGVGGGLVLNGQLHPGPTGNAGHIGHISVDLDGDVCPCGSRGCVERIASGPNIARRAVEGGWRPGPDGDASAAAVAAAARAGDPIAVASFERAAQALAAGIAATATLVEIDIAVIGGGVGKAGDVLFTPLRKALSDYATLSFVQRLTVTPAQMGTDAGLVGAAAAALAGQASTTAAGV from the coding sequence ATGCACACCGACCTCGTGGCCGCGCTCGACATCGGCGGCACCAAGATCGCCGGGGCGCTGGTGGACGGCCACGGCAAGATCCTGGTGCGAGCACAGCGCCCGACGCCCTCGCAGGACGACGGCGACACCGTGATGCGAGCCGTGGAGGAGGTGCTCGCCGAACTCACCGCATCACCTTCGTGGTCGCGCGCGAGCGCCCTCGGCATCGGCAGCGCGGGTCCCGTGGACGCCTCCGCCGGTACCGTGAGCCCGGTCAACGTGCCCGGCTGGCGCGACTATCCGCTCGTCGCGCGGGTGCGTGCGGCGACCGGTGACCTGCCCGTCGCGCTGATCGGCGACGGCGTGGCGATCACGGCGGCCGAGCACTGGCAGGGCGCCGCGCGCGGGCACGCCAACGCGCTGTGCATGGTCGTCTCCACGGGAGTCGGCGGCGGCCTCGTCCTCAACGGGCAGCTGCATCCCGGGCCGACCGGCAACGCGGGCCACATCGGCCACATCAGCGTGGACCTGGACGGCGACGTCTGCCCGTGCGGTTCGCGCGGCTGCGTCGAGCGGATCGCCAGCGGTCCCAACATCGCCCGGCGGGCGGTCGAGGGCGGCTGGCGGCCGGGCCCCGACGGCGATGCCTCGGCCGCTGCTGTCGCCGCCGCCGCGCGTGCCGGTGACCCGATCGCCGTGGCCTCCTTCGAGCGGGCCGCGCAGGCCCTCGCCGCCGGGATCGCGGCCACCGCGACCCTCGTCGAGATCGACATCGCCGTGATCGGCGGAGGAGTCGGCAAGGCGGGCGACGTGCTCTTCACACCGCTGCGCAAGGCGCTGAGCGACTACGCGACGCTGTCCTTCGTGCAGCGGCTGACGGTGACACCGGCCCAAATGGGCACGGACGCCGGGCTGGTGGGAGCGGCCGCGGCCGCACTCGCCGGGCAGGCGAGCACGACAGCGGCCGGGGTGTGA
- a CDS encoding LacI family DNA-binding transcriptional regulator, whose protein sequence is MPETARRPENRYGNRPTMKDVAARAGVGLKTVSRVVNGEPGVTPDTERRVQEAIDALGFRRNDSARVLRKGRTASIGLVLEDLADPFYGPLSRAVEEVARAHGALLINGSSAEDPDREQELVLALCARRVDGLVVIPAGDDHRYLEPEIKAGVATVFVDRPAGQIDADVVLSDSYGGARDGVTHLISHGHRRIGFIGDMPRIHTAAERLRGYRAAMEDAGIPVEDAWMSLGVTDPVRVRRAAEEMLTGSSPVTAIFAGNNRVTVTVVRVLAEQSRRIALVGFDDFELADLLQPGVTVVAQDAATLGRTAADRLFRQLDGTLIAPERIELPTRLITRGSGELPPSD, encoded by the coding sequence GTGCCAGAGACCGCCCGCCGCCCCGAGAACCGCTACGGCAACCGTCCGACGATGAAGGACGTGGCCGCGCGCGCCGGTGTGGGCCTGAAAACGGTGTCGCGTGTGGTCAACGGCGAACCGGGCGTCACCCCCGACACCGAGCGCCGGGTCCAGGAGGCCATCGACGCGCTCGGCTTCCGCCGCAACGACAGCGCCCGCGTCCTGCGCAAGGGCCGCACGGCCAGCATCGGCCTCGTCCTGGAGGACCTCGCCGACCCGTTCTACGGCCCCCTCAGCCGCGCCGTCGAAGAGGTCGCCCGCGCCCATGGTGCCCTGCTCATCAACGGCTCCAGCGCCGAAGACCCGGACCGCGAGCAGGAGTTGGTGCTCGCGCTGTGCGCCCGACGCGTGGACGGTCTGGTGGTGATCCCGGCCGGTGACGACCACCGCTACCTGGAGCCGGAGATCAAGGCGGGCGTCGCGACGGTGTTCGTGGACCGTCCCGCCGGGCAGATCGACGCGGACGTCGTCCTGTCGGACAGCTACGGCGGCGCGCGCGACGGCGTCACCCATCTCATCTCCCACGGCCACCGGCGCATCGGCTTCATCGGCGACATGCCCCGCATCCACACGGCAGCCGAGCGTCTGCGCGGGTACCGGGCCGCCATGGAGGACGCGGGGATACCGGTCGAGGACGCCTGGATGTCCCTCGGCGTGACCGACCCGGTCCGGGTGCGCCGGGCGGCGGAGGAGATGCTGACCGGCTCCTCCCCCGTCACCGCGATCTTCGCCGGCAACAACCGTGTGACGGTCACCGTCGTCCGCGTCCTCGCCGAACAGTCCCGCCGGATCGCCCTGGTGGGCTTCGACGACTTCGAGCTCGCCGACCTGCTCCAGCCGGGCGTCACCGTCGTCGCCCAGGACGCGGCGACCCTCGGCCGTACGGCCGCCGACCGGCTCTTCCGCCAGCTGGACGGCACGCTGATCGCCCCGGAACGCATCGAGCTGCCGACCCGGTTGATCACCCGGGGCTCGGGCGAGCTGCCGCCGTCGGACTGA
- a CDS encoding DUF6986 family protein — protein MGMGQEHEQVATSLAGAVSEEISASLAPVDAELERRYPGDPGTRQPVHTVYVPGDVFAADTIRTWGDRALAALDEHAPDAASFAAVLGLSDELAEPVHARVRAKLEREPIEDLRVDFEDGYGPRPDAEEDEAAARAARLIAEAYEKGTAAPYMGIRMKCMEAPVRDRGIRTLDIFLTVLMEAGGLPDGLVLTLPKVTYAEQVTAMVRLLEAFEKARGLEPGRIGFEIQIETSQSILATDGTATVARMIQAAEGRATGLHYGTFDYSACLGVSAAYQASDHPAADHAKAIMQVAAAGTGVRVSDGSTNVLPVGPTAKVHDAWRLHYGLTRRALSRAYYQGWDMHPGHIPTRYAAVFAFYREGFEQAAARLARYANHAGGDVMDEPATAKALSGYLLRGLDCGALDIAEVARATGLTRMDLEGFASPRRGDLTASAK, from the coding sequence GTGGGAATGGGCCAGGAGCACGAGCAGGTGGCGACGAGCCTCGCGGGCGCGGTCAGCGAGGAGATCAGCGCCTCCCTGGCACCGGTCGACGCCGAACTGGAGCGCCGCTACCCCGGCGACCCCGGCACCCGCCAGCCCGTCCACACGGTCTACGTCCCCGGTGACGTCTTCGCCGCCGACACCATCCGCACCTGGGGCGACCGGGCGCTGGCCGCCCTTGACGAGCACGCCCCCGACGCGGCCTCCTTCGCCGCCGTCCTCGGCCTCTCCGACGAGCTCGCCGAGCCCGTGCACGCGCGCGTGCGGGCCAAGTTGGAGCGCGAGCCCATAGAGGACCTGCGCGTCGACTTCGAGGACGGCTACGGCCCCCGCCCCGACGCCGAGGAGGACGAGGCCGCCGCCCGCGCGGCCCGCCTGATCGCCGAGGCGTACGAGAAGGGCACGGCGGCCCCGTACATGGGCATCCGTATGAAGTGCATGGAAGCGCCGGTGCGCGACCGGGGCATCCGCACCCTCGACATCTTCCTCACCGTGCTCATGGAGGCCGGCGGGCTCCCGGACGGCCTGGTCCTGACGCTCCCCAAGGTCACGTACGCCGAGCAGGTCACCGCGATGGTGCGCCTCCTGGAGGCCTTCGAGAAGGCGCGCGGGCTGGAGCCGGGCCGGATCGGCTTCGAGATCCAGATCGAGACCAGCCAGTCCATCCTCGCCACCGACGGCACCGCCACCGTCGCCCGCATGATCCAGGCCGCCGAGGGCCGCGCCACCGGCCTCCACTACGGCACCTTCGACTACAGCGCCTGCCTCGGCGTCTCCGCCGCCTACCAGGCCAGCGACCACCCGGCCGCCGACCACGCCAAGGCGATCATGCAGGTGGCCGCGGCGGGGACGGGGGTGCGTGTCTCGGACGGCTCGACGAACGTGCTGCCGGTCGGCCCGACGGCCAAGGTCCACGACGCCTGGCGCCTCCACTACGGCCTCACCCGGCGCGCGCTGTCCCGCGCCTACTACCAGGGCTGGGACATGCACCCCGGCCACATCCCCACCCGCTACGCGGCCGTCTTCGCCTTCTACCGCGAGGGCTTCGAACAGGCCGCCGCGCGGCTCGCCCGCTACGCCAACCACGCCGGCGGCGACGTCATGGACGAGCCCGCCACCGCCAAGGCCCTCAGCGGGTATCTGCTGCGCGGCCTGGACTGCGGAGCGCTCGACATCGCCGAGGTGGCCCGGGCGACCGGGCTGACCCGGATGGACCTGGAGGGCTTCGCGTCGCCGCGCCGGGGTGACCTCACGGCGTCCGCCAAGTAG
- a CDS encoding endonuclease/exonuclease/phosphatase family protein, with the protein MSTARTVTRRAGLSALVAAAIALPLIGTARSASVRKETRLLDVMTFNLRYADTTEPNSWKVRRPVMRDLLLRAAPDIIGTQEGLYAQLQDIKQDLPHYDWIGGGRKGGSFDEETAIFYDTRRLAPVEYDQFWLSDTPAVIGSNTWGGAHPRIATWIRFRDLGDDGREFYVLNTHLDNASQYARERAATLIAERLARLDSSLPLVVTGDFNTAAYTTSVYSTMLDAGPGLRDTWDAAAARGQLYGSFHGYRALVPEGPRIDWILVSPGVTVRRTALNTFSENSQFPSDHLPVQSTITLG; encoded by the coding sequence ATGTCGACTGCCAGGACGGTCACCCGTCGCGCTGGGCTGAGCGCGCTGGTGGCGGCCGCCATCGCCCTGCCACTCATCGGAACCGCACGCTCCGCCTCCGTCCGCAAGGAAACCCGCCTGCTGGACGTCATGACGTTCAACCTGCGCTACGCCGACACCACCGAACCCAACAGCTGGAAGGTCCGCCGCCCGGTGATGCGCGACCTGCTGCTCCGCGCGGCCCCCGACATCATCGGCACCCAGGAGGGCCTCTACGCGCAGCTCCAGGACATCAAGCAGGACCTCCCGCACTACGACTGGATCGGCGGCGGCCGCAAGGGCGGCAGCTTCGACGAGGAGACGGCTATCTTCTACGACACCCGCCGCCTCGCCCCCGTGGAGTACGACCAGTTCTGGCTCTCCGACACGCCCGCCGTGATCGGGTCGAACACCTGGGGCGGCGCCCACCCGCGCATCGCCACATGGATCCGCTTCCGCGATCTCGGGGACGACGGGCGGGAGTTCTACGTCCTCAACACCCATCTGGACAACGCGAGTCAGTACGCACGCGAACGCGCCGCCACGCTCATCGCCGAACGCCTCGCCCGCCTGGACAGCTCCCTGCCGCTCGTGGTGACCGGTGACTTCAACACCGCCGCGTACACCACCTCGGTCTACTCCACGATGCTGGACGCGGGCCCGGGCCTCAGGGACACCTGGGACGCGGCGGCCGCGCGCGGGCAGCTCTACGGCAGCTTCCACGGCTACCGCGCGCTCGTGCCGGAGGGTCCCCGCATCGACTGGATCCTGGTCTCCCCGGGAGTCACGGTGCGCCGGACGGCTCTCAACACCTTCTCCGAGAACAGCCAGTTCCCGAGCGACCATCTGCCCGTGCAGTCCACGATCACCCTGGGATGA
- a CDS encoding electron transfer flavoprotein subunit alpha/FixB family protein, with product MAEVLVYVDHVDGAVRKPTLELLTLARRIGEPVAVALGAGAENTAAALAEHGAVKVLTHDAAEYADYLVVPKVDALQAAYDAVSPAAVLVPSSAEGKEIAARLAVRIGSGIITDATDLEAGDEGPVATQSVFAASFTTKTRVSKGTPVITVKPNSAAVEAAPAAGTVEALAVTFSDKATGTKVTARTPRESTGRPELTEAAIVVSGGRGVNGSENFAIIEALADSLGAAVGASRAAVDAGWYPHSNQVGQTGKSVSPQLYIANGISGAIQHRAGMQTSKTIVAVNKDAEAPIFDLVDYGVVGDLFDVVPQLTEEVNSRKG from the coding sequence ATGGCTGAAGTTCTCGTCTACGTCGACCACGTGGACGGCGCCGTCCGCAAGCCCACCCTGGAGCTGCTGACCCTGGCCCGCCGCATCGGCGAGCCCGTCGCGGTCGCCCTCGGCGCCGGTGCGGAGAACACCGCCGCCGCGCTCGCCGAGCACGGCGCGGTGAAGGTGCTCACGCACGACGCCGCCGAGTACGCCGACTACCTAGTCGTACCGAAGGTGGACGCCCTCCAGGCCGCCTACGACGCCGTCTCCCCGGCCGCCGTCCTGGTGCCGTCCTCCGCCGAGGGCAAGGAGATCGCCGCCCGCCTGGCCGTGCGCATCGGCTCCGGCATCATCACCGACGCCACCGACCTGGAGGCCGGTGACGAGGGCCCGGTCGCCACTCAGTCGGTGTTCGCCGCCTCCTTCACCACCAAGACCCGTGTCTCCAAGGGCACCCCGGTCATCACCGTGAAGCCCAACTCGGCCGCCGTGGAGGCCGCCCCGGCCGCCGGCACCGTCGAGGCCCTCGCCGTCACCTTCTCGGACAAGGCCACCGGCACCAAGGTCACCGCGCGCACCCCGCGCGAGTCGACCGGCCGTCCGGAGCTGACCGAGGCCGCGATCGTCGTCTCCGGCGGCCGTGGTGTGAACGGCTCGGAGAACTTCGCGATCATCGAGGCCCTCGCCGACTCCCTCGGTGCGGCCGTCGGCGCCTCGCGCGCGGCCGTCGACGCCGGCTGGTACCCGCACTCCAACCAGGTCGGCCAGACCGGCAAGAGCGTCTCCCCGCAGCTCTACATCGCCAACGGCATCTCCGGCGCGATCCAGCACCGCGCGGGCATGCAGACCTCGAAGACGATCGTCGCCGTCAACAAGGACGCCGAGGCCCCGATCTTCGACCTCGTCGACTACGGCGTCGTCGGCGACCTCTTCGACGTCGTCCCGCAGCTCACCGAAGAGGTCAACTCCCGCAAGGGCTGA
- a CDS encoding electron transfer flavoprotein subunit beta/FixA family protein — MSLRIVVTVKYVPDATGDRHFADDLTVDRDDVDGLLSELDEYAVEQALQISENSDDDVEITVLTVGPEDAKDALRKALSMGADKAIHVEDDDLHGTDAIGTSLVLAKAIEKAGFDLVVSGMASTDGTAGVIPALLAERLGVPQVTLLSEVSVEDGVVKGRRDGDTASEQLEASLPAVVSVTDQSGEARYPSFKGIMAAKKKPVQAWDLSDLEIDADEVGLEGAWTAVDSAAQRPARTAGTIVKDEGEGGKQLAEFLAGQKFI; from the coding sequence GTGAGCTTGAGGATCGTTGTCACTGTGAAGTACGTGCCCGACGCCACTGGCGACCGGCACTTCGCCGATGACCTGACCGTCGACCGGGACGACGTGGACGGTCTGCTCTCCGAGCTCGACGAGTACGCGGTCGAGCAGGCGCTGCAGATCTCCGAGAACTCGGACGACGACGTGGAGATCACCGTCCTGACCGTGGGCCCCGAGGACGCCAAGGACGCCCTGCGCAAGGCGCTGTCCATGGGCGCCGACAAGGCGATCCACGTCGAGGACGACGACCTGCACGGCACCGACGCCATCGGCACCTCCCTGGTGCTCGCCAAGGCGATCGAGAAGGCCGGCTTCGACCTGGTCGTCTCCGGCATGGCCTCCACCGACGGCACCGCCGGTGTGATCCCCGCCCTGCTGGCCGAGCGCCTGGGCGTCCCGCAGGTCACGCTGCTGTCCGAGGTCTCCGTCGAGGACGGCGTCGTCAAGGGCCGCCGTGACGGCGACACCGCCAGCGAGCAGCTGGAGGCCTCCCTGCCGGCCGTCGTGTCGGTCACCGACCAGTCGGGCGAGGCGCGTTACCCGTCCTTCAAGGGCATCATGGCCGCCAAGAAGAAGCCCGTTCAGGCCTGGGACCTCTCCGACCTGGAGATCGACGCGGACGAGGTCGGCCTCGAAGGCGCCTGGACCGCCGTCGACTCCGCGGCCCAGCGCCCCGCGCGCACCGCCGGCACGATCGTCAAGGACGAGGGCGAGGGCGGCAAGCAGCTCGCCGAGTTCCTCGCGGGCCAGAAGTTCATCTAA
- a CDS encoding flavin reductase family protein has product MTATPDLGTRTPQHASPDLLRSVFRQHAAGVAVITARGENGPVGFTATSLSSVSAQPPMLSFGISTGASSWPAISAADHVGVHVLGEHQEQLAATFARSGADRFGAPTVWREGPEGVPVLDGVLAWLVCRVVARVPAGDHRIVLAEVVLGDHAGTGRPLLYHQGRFNGLRD; this is encoded by the coding sequence ATGACGGCCACGCCCGACCTCGGCACCCGTACCCCTCAGCACGCCTCTCCCGATCTGCTGCGTTCCGTCTTCCGGCAGCACGCGGCCGGTGTGGCGGTGATCACCGCGCGAGGTGAGAACGGCCCGGTCGGTTTCACCGCCACCTCGCTCAGCTCCGTCTCCGCGCAGCCCCCGATGCTGTCCTTCGGGATCAGTACCGGTGCCTCCAGCTGGCCCGCGATATCCGCGGCCGACCATGTCGGCGTGCACGTACTCGGCGAGCACCAGGAGCAGTTGGCCGCCACCTTCGCCCGCAGCGGCGCCGACCGGTTCGGGGCGCCCACCGTCTGGCGCGAGGGTCCCGAGGGTGTGCCGGTCCTCGACGGCGTGCTCGCGTGGCTGGTGTGCCGGGTCGTCGCGCGCGTGCCCGCGGGGGATCACCGCATAGTGCTGGCCGAGGTCGTCCTCGGCGACCACGCGGGCACCGGCCGCCCGCTCCTCTACCACCAGGGGCGCTTCAACGGGCTGCGTGACTGA